A region of the Thermodesulfobacteriota bacterium genome:
TAAAAGAATAGCCGTTGGCGGTAAATAACACTTTGGGCTTGATCTGTCCGAATCTGTCCAGAACTCCTTTTATTCCGAAATCAGGAGAGCAGGAAGACCAGGTGGCACCCACGCTTGCGGCAGCCAGCATGGCAATGATGGATTCAGGCATGTTCGGCATAAAACCCACCACCCGGTCACCCGGTTTTACTGTTGCCTCTCTTAAAGACTTGGCCACACGGGCGACTTCATCGTATAGCTCTTTATAGGTCATCTTGATGGAATCCTGGCTTTCTCCTTTGAAAATCAGGGCCACATGGTCATCCCGGTATCGAAGAAGATTTTCCGCAAAATTGAGCCTTGCACCGGTAAACCACTTGGCACCGGGCATTTTAATTACATCATTAATGACCTGGCTATACGGCTTTGATGCTCTGATTTCGGCAAATTCCCACATTAAGGTCCAGAACTCCGGTATGTTTTCTATGGACCACCGGTACATCGGATCATAATCAGTAAAACCCTTACCGATTTTGTCATTCACAAAATTCATGAACCGGTACATATTGGTACCCTTTACCCTTTCCTCCGAAGGCTTCCATAACTGTTTACCCATGATTCGCTCTCCTTGTTTCTGTTATCAAGTTTCAAGCCTATAACGA
Encoded here:
- a CDS encoding AMP-binding protein is translated as MGKQLWKPSEERVKGTNMYRFMNFVNDKIGKGFTDYDPMYRWSIENIPEFWTLMWEFAEIRASKPYSQVINDVIKMPGAKWFTGARLNFAENLLRYRDDHVALIFKGESQDSIKMTYKELYDEVARVAKSLREATVKPGDRVVGFMPNMPESIIAMLAAASVGATWSSCSPDFGIKGVLDRFGQIKPKVLFTANGYSF